The Solibacillus sp. FSL R7-0668 genome includes the window GCTCATTTGTTAATCCTAACCCAAAACTGAAGCGAATGGAACTACGAAGTTCTGGTGCATTTTCTCCAAACATCGCAACCAATACATGCGAAGGATCAATCGCACCCGCTGTACAAGCCGAGCCACTTGATACGAGCACGCCTGCCATATCTAAATTAATTAAAAATGACTCAACATTTGTTCCCATAAAAGTCACATTAAACACATGCGCTAATACTTCCTTTGGATGACCATTTACTTTAAATTGAATGCCTGCTTCTTGGAATTCTTCAATTAAAATCCGTTTGAATTCATTGTATTGTGCTGTACGAGTTTGTGCTTTTTCTGTCGCCAGTTCAGCCGCCTTTGCGAATGCCACTGCCGCTGGGACATTTTCTGTACCCGCACGGCGCTTCTTCTCCTGCGAGCCACCATACATAAAGTTGGCTAGCTTGCTGCCTGTTTTTGCGTACAAAAAGCCAATTCCTTTAGGACCATTAATTTTATGCGCTGATACGCTTAATAGATCAATATGCAATGCTTCGACATCGATTTCCTGTAAGCCAAATGCTTGTACCGCATCTGTATGGAAAGTAGCTGAATGATTTTGTAACAATGCCCCAATTTCGGCAATCGGCTGAATCGTTCCTACCTCGTTATTGCCGAACATCATCGTTACTAAAATCGTATCCTCACGCAATGCCTTTTCAACATCTGCAACAGCAACACGGCCTGTTTTATCCACAGGCAAATACGTTACCTCAAAGCCTTCACGCTGTAATTTTTCGCAGGCATGCAAAACGGCGTGATGCTCGATTTGTGTTGTAATTATATGCTTGCCTTCTTGTTGACGTGCGTATGCTGTACCGAAAATCGCCGCATTATCTGCCTCGGTACCACCACTTGTGAAAATAATTTCCGTTGCGTTGGCATTTATTTTTTTCGCCAAAGATGAACGCGCCTCGTCTAATGCTTTCCGTGCTTGACGTCCTATTGTATGAATACTAGATGCATTGCCGCTTTCTTCAGCCATTGCTTTTGCCATTACGTCAATGACTTCCGGTGCAACGGGAGACGTCGCCGCATGATCTAAATAAATTATGTTGTTCAACGTTGTTTACTCCTTTAATACCGACTAAATATAGAACATATAGCCATCTGTTGCTTCGTTGTTTGTATATTTTGCTAAGTCTTCGATCGATGTTGTATCTAAAACATTTTTTACGGCATCACGAATACGCATCCATAGCTCACGCTGAGGTGCTTCTTCGTTTTCAATTCCTTCAACCGGCTGAATCGGTCCCTCTAATACACGAATGACATCTGCTGCAGAAATTTCAGCTGGCTTTGACGCAAGCATATAGCCACCATATGCACCACGTACACTTTTT containing:
- a CDS encoding cysteine desulfurase family protein, which translates into the protein MNNIIYLDHAATSPVAPEVIDVMAKAMAEESGNASSIHTIGRQARKALDEARSSLAKKINANATEIIFTSGGTEADNAAIFGTAYARQQEGKHIITTQIEHHAVLHACEKLQREGFEVTYLPVDKTGRVAVADVEKALREDTILVTMMFGNNEVGTIQPIAEIGALLQNHSATFHTDAVQAFGLQEIDVEALHIDLLSVSAHKINGPKGIGFLYAKTGSKLANFMYGGSQEKKRRAGTENVPAAVAFAKAAELATEKAQTRTAQYNEFKRILIEEFQEAGIQFKVNGHPKEVLAHVFNVTFMGTNVESFLINLDMAGVLVSSGSACTAGAIDPSHVLVAMFGENAPELRSSIRFSFGLGLTNEQVREAGKRTADIVKRTVQ
- the cymR gene encoding cysteine metabolism transcriptional regulator CymR, with the protein product MKISTKGRYGLTIMIELAKHYGEGPIPLRQIAAEKELSEAYLEQLVSPLRNAGLVKSVRGAYGGYMLASKPAEISAADVIRVLEGPIQPVEGIENEEAPQRELWMRIRDAVKNVLDTTSIEDLAKYTNNEATDGYMFYI